Proteins encoded together in one Juglans regia cultivar Chandler chromosome 9, Walnut 2.0, whole genome shotgun sequence window:
- the LOC109014257 gene encoding UDP-glycosyltransferase 73C4-like, whose product MSSSGEILVVPKNGQGHLLPCFELCKHLISRNYHITLLVDSDISSSIPSVLLSPLFRVSDVSSLSPPSGSGPNPSLHQQLSRGIEAFLTQRDPSSPRPVCAVVDHIMNKNQEVFSKFGIPTVVFITSGACWAAVQHAVWVVRPADMRPGEVRALPGLPEEMVLKYSDLKQRRHWLRAPHKQGGSGVPQAHSGGPAPPRGPPFPGEPAPWVEEVKTSAAILINTCDDLEHPFLDYVANLTRKPVWGVGPLLPDQYWQSTESLLRDREIRPKKESNYTDDEIIGWLDQQPRRSVLYVSFGSEVGPSMEEYPELAKALEESTRPFIWVIQRKAGRPVIQTGQPGSAAQDQEYFPHGLDSKVGKRGLIIHGWAPQLLILSHPSTGGFVSHCGWNSTVESAVRGVPLLAWPIRGDQYYNAKLVVGHLKVGAMVSEGYPADVVTKVDILHGIDKVLTDAEIRRQSEILRGKFEHGFPASSLASFDAFVENFTDPKAA is encoded by the coding sequence ATGTCGTCTTCAGGTGAGATTCTGGTGGTGCCCAAAAATGGCCAAGGCCACCTCCTCCCTTGCTTCGAGCTCTGCAAACACCTCATCTCCCGAAATTACCACATCACCCTCCTCGTCGACTCCGATATTTCCTCCTCTATTCCCTCCGTCCTTCTATCTCCCCTCTTCCGAGTCTCCGACGTCTCGTCTTTGTCGCCACCTTCCGGATCGGGCCCGAATCCGTCCCTCCACCAGCAATTGAGTCGCGGAATCGAGGCGTTCCTGACCCAAAGGGATCCGTCTTCGCCCCGACCCGTCTGTGCCGTCGTAGACCACATAATGAATAAGAACCAGGAGGTGTTTTCCAAATTCGGCATCCCCACTGTTGTGTTCATCACGTCGGGTGCGTGCTGGGCGGCGGTCCAGCATGCCGTATGGGTGGTCCGGCCAGCGGATATGAGACCCGGAGAGGTACGGGCCCTTCCCGGATTACCTGAAGAGATGGTCCTGAAGTACTCGGATCTTAAGCAACGGCGTCATTGGCTTCGTGCGCCGCATAAACAGGGCGGGTCCGGGGTGCCCCAGGCCCACAGTGGTGGTCCAGCACCACCACGCGGCCCACCTTTCCCGGGAGAGCCGGCGCCGTGGGTGGAAGAAGTGAAAACCTCGGCGGCAATATTGATCAACACGTGCGACGATCTCGAGCATCCGTTCCTCGATTACGTGGCGAATCTGACACGAAAACCCGTCTGGGGCGTGGGCCCGCTGTTGCCTGATCAGTACTGGCAGTCCACCGAATCCCTTCTCCGGGACCGAGAAATCCGACCCAAGAAAGAATCCAATTACACCGACGACGAGATAATCGGGTGGCTGGATCAGCAGCCACGGAGGTCCGTCCTATACGTCTCGTTCGGGAGTGAAGTGGGACCTTCAATGGAGGAGTACCCGGAGCTAGCCAAAGCATTGGAGGAATCCACCCGGCCATTCATATGGGTCATCCAACGGAAGGCCGGCAGACCCGTTATTCAAACGGGTCAACCCGGTTCGGCAGCTCAAGATCAGGAATATTTCCCTCACGGATTGGACAGTAAAGTTGGGAAGAGAGGGTTGATAATACACGGGTGGGCACCACAGCTGCTGATACTTAGCCATCCATCGACGGGTGGGTTCGTATCACACTGTGGGTGGAATTCCACCGTGGAGTCGGCGGTGCGTGGGGTCCCACTCTTGGCGTGGCCAATTAGGGGTGACCAATACTATAACGCCAAGTTGGTGGTGGGCCATCTCAAGGTGGGAGCCATGGTTTCCGAGGGCTACCCGGCCGACGTCGTAACTAAGGTCGATATATTGCATGGGATAGACAAGGTTTTGACGGACGCAGAGATCAGAAGGCAGTCCGAGATTCTTCGAGGGAAGTTCGAGCATGGATTTCCGGCGAGCTCATTGGCCTCTTTCGATGCGTTTGTGGAGAATTTTACGGACCCAAAAGCAGCATAG
- the LOC109014256 gene encoding protein ENHANCED DISEASE RESISTANCE 2-like isoform X2, whose translation MSTKVVYEGWMVRYGRRKIGRSFIHMRYFVLGSRLLAYYKRKPQDNQVPIKTMVIDGNCRVEDRGLKTHHGHMVYVLCVYNKKEKQHRITMAAFNIQEALIWKEKIELVIDQGSQVANGNKYVSFEYKSGMDNGRTASSSDHESQFSAPEDEDDAHPNLLRRTTIGNGPPESVFDWTREFDSEFSNQNTHNQAFSRKNWRLLQCQNGLRIFEELVEVDYLPRSCSRAMKAVGVVEGTCEEIFELVMSMDGTRFEWDCSFQYGRLVEEVDGHTAILYHRLQLDWFPMFVWPRDLCYVRYWRRNDDGSYVVLFRSREHENGGPQPGYVRAHIESGGFNISPLKPRNGRPRAQVQHLMQIDLKGWGVGYISSFQQHCVLQMLNSVAGLREWCAQTDERKAPPRIPVMVNMTSASVSSEKGEKLNASFHPSAATDQINATNRNSVMMEEYSDEDEEYQIAEPEQEADPSRLESDIKRTALEEEPADEIDLTCFSGNLRHDDRDKARDCWKISEGNNFRVRSKHFCYDKTKIPAGKHLMDLVAVDWFKDTKRMDHVARRQGSAAQVALEKGLFSMVINLQVPASTHYSMVFYFVMKDLVPGSLLQRFVDGDDEFRNSRLKLIPSVPKGSWIVRQSVGSTPCLLGKAVDCNYIRGPNYLEIDVDIGSSTVANGVLGLVIGVITTLVVDMAFLVQANTTDELPERLIGAVRVSHIELSSARVPKLEPDPS comes from the exons ATGTCGACCAAGGTGGTGTACGAAGGTTGGATGGTCCGCTACGGACGGAGAAAGATCGGGCGCTCGTTCATCCACATGCGGTATTTCGTTCTCGGGTCTCGCTTGCTTGCTTACTACAAGAGAAAACCTCAGGACAATCAG GTTCCAATTAAAACCATGGTAATTGATGGAAACTGTAGAGTGGAGGATCGAGGCCTGAAGACCCACCATGGACAT atggtttatgttttgtgtGTATACAACAAGAAAGAGAAGCAGCATCGAATTACG ATGGCAGCATTCAACATTCAAGAGGCGTTAATCTGGAAGGAAAAGATTGAGCTTGTTATTGATCAG GGATCACAAGTGGCAAATGGGAACAAATATGTTTCTTTTGAATATAAATCTGGGATGGATAATGGAAGGACTGCTTCCTCATCTGACCACGAAAGTCA GTTCAGTGCACCGGAGGATGAAGATGATGCTCATCCAAATTTGTTGCGAAGAACAACTATTGGAAATG GTCCTCCAGAGTCGGTGTTTGACTGGACACGGGAATTTGACTCGGAATTCTCGAATCAGAATACCCACAATCAAGCATTTTCAAGAAAGAATTGGCGTCTTCTCCAATGCCAAAATG GACTTCGCATTTTTGAAGAACTTGTTGAAGTTGATTACCTT CCAAGGAGCTGTAGCAGAGCAATGAAGGCTGTTGGTGTTGTGGAGGGTACCTGCGAAGAAATATTTGAACTTGTTATGAGCATGGATGGGACACGGTTTGA GTGGGATTGCAGTTTCCAGTATGGCCGTTTAGTAGAGGAGGTGGATGGGCACACAGCAATACTTTATCACAGACTTCAGTTGGACTGGTTCCCGAT GTTTGTGTGGCCTCGTGATCTTTGTTATGTGCGATATTGGCGACGAAATGATGATGGAAGTTATG TTGTCTTATTTCGTTCTAGGGAGCATGAGAACGGTGGTCCACAACCTGGATATGTTCGAGCACATATTGAGA GTGGAGGATTCAACATTTCTCCTCTAAAACCTCGTAATGGGAGGCCTAGGGCACAGGTGCAGCATCTTATGCAGATTGATCTTAAAGGGTGGGGTGTGGGATATATATCATCATTCCAACAACATTGTGTACTTCAAATGTTAAATAGCGTTGCTG GACTTCGTGAATGGTGTGCCCAAACAGATGAGAGGAAGGCTCCTCCAAGAATCCCAGTAATGGTTAATATGACGTCAGCTTCTGTCTCCTCAGAGAAGGGTGAGAAGCTGAATGCTTCTTTTCATCCTAGCGCAGCTACTGATCAGATAAATGCCACAAACAGAAATTCAGTGATGATGGAAGAATACTCTGATGAGGATGAGGAATATCAAATAGCTGAGCCTGAACAAGAG GCAGATCCATCTCGGCTTGAGAGTGATATCAAGAGAACAG CCTTGGAAGAAGAACCAGCAGACGAAATTGATTTAACCTGTTTTTCGGGTAATCTCCGGCATGATGACCGTGATAAAGCACGTGACTGCTGGAAAATCTCAGAAGGGAACAACTTTAGAGTCAGGAGCAAGCATTTTTGTTATGACAAAACAAAG ATTCCTGCTGGGAAACATCTAATGGATCTTGTTGCTGTTGATTGGTTCAAGGACACCAAAAGAATGGACCATGTTGCTAGGCGGCAAGGATCTGCGGCCCAG GTTGCCTTGGAAAAGGGGCTTTTCTCTATGGTTATAAATTTGCAA GTACCTGCGTCAACACACTACAGtatggtattttattttgtaatgaagGACTTGGTACCTGGATCACTCTTGCAAAGATTTGTTGATGGTGACGATGAATTCCGCAATAGTAGGCTGAAGCTCATCCCATCAGTTCCCAAG GGCTCGTGGATTGTGCGCCAGAGTGTTGGGAGCACCCCTTGTTTATTGGGGAAAGCAGTTGATTGCAACTACATCCGTGGTCCCAATTACTTGGAA ATTGATGTCGACATTGGTTCTTCCACTGTTGCTAATGGAGTTTTGGGGCTGGTAATTGGTGTAATCACAACATTGGTGGTAGACATGGCTTTCCTTGTACAG GCAAATACGACCGATGAATTGCCGGAAAGACTGATTGGCGCTGTCCGCGTTTCTCATATAGAGCTTTCATCTGCTAGAGTCCCCAAACTAGAACCAGACCCATCGTGA
- the LOC109014256 gene encoding protein ENHANCED DISEASE RESISTANCE 2-like isoform X1: protein MSTKVVYEGWMVRYGRRKIGRSFIHMRYFVLGSRLLAYYKRKPQDNQVPIKTMVIDGNCRVEDRGLKTHHGHMVYVLCVYNKKEKQHRITMAAFNIQEALIWKEKIELVIDQHQGSQVANGNKYVSFEYKSGMDNGRTASSSDHESQFSAPEDEDDAHPNLLRRTTIGNGPPESVFDWTREFDSEFSNQNTHNQAFSRKNWRLLQCQNGLRIFEELVEVDYLPRSCSRAMKAVGVVEGTCEEIFELVMSMDGTRFEWDCSFQYGRLVEEVDGHTAILYHRLQLDWFPMFVWPRDLCYVRYWRRNDDGSYVVLFRSREHENGGPQPGYVRAHIESGGFNISPLKPRNGRPRAQVQHLMQIDLKGWGVGYISSFQQHCVLQMLNSVAGLREWCAQTDERKAPPRIPVMVNMTSASVSSEKGEKLNASFHPSAATDQINATNRNSVMMEEYSDEDEEYQIAEPEQEADPSRLESDIKRTALEEEPADEIDLTCFSGNLRHDDRDKARDCWKISEGNNFRVRSKHFCYDKTKIPAGKHLMDLVAVDWFKDTKRMDHVARRQGSAAQVALEKGLFSMVINLQVPASTHYSMVFYFVMKDLVPGSLLQRFVDGDDEFRNSRLKLIPSVPKGSWIVRQSVGSTPCLLGKAVDCNYIRGPNYLEIDVDIGSSTVANGVLGLVIGVITTLVVDMAFLVQANTTDELPERLIGAVRVSHIELSSARVPKLEPDPS, encoded by the exons ATGTCGACCAAGGTGGTGTACGAAGGTTGGATGGTCCGCTACGGACGGAGAAAGATCGGGCGCTCGTTCATCCACATGCGGTATTTCGTTCTCGGGTCTCGCTTGCTTGCTTACTACAAGAGAAAACCTCAGGACAATCAG GTTCCAATTAAAACCATGGTAATTGATGGAAACTGTAGAGTGGAGGATCGAGGCCTGAAGACCCACCATGGACAT atggtttatgttttgtgtGTATACAACAAGAAAGAGAAGCAGCATCGAATTACG ATGGCAGCATTCAACATTCAAGAGGCGTTAATCTGGAAGGAAAAGATTGAGCTTGTTATTGATCAG CATCAGGGATCACAAGTGGCAAATGGGAACAAATATGTTTCTTTTGAATATAAATCTGGGATGGATAATGGAAGGACTGCTTCCTCATCTGACCACGAAAGTCA GTTCAGTGCACCGGAGGATGAAGATGATGCTCATCCAAATTTGTTGCGAAGAACAACTATTGGAAATG GTCCTCCAGAGTCGGTGTTTGACTGGACACGGGAATTTGACTCGGAATTCTCGAATCAGAATACCCACAATCAAGCATTTTCAAGAAAGAATTGGCGTCTTCTCCAATGCCAAAATG GACTTCGCATTTTTGAAGAACTTGTTGAAGTTGATTACCTT CCAAGGAGCTGTAGCAGAGCAATGAAGGCTGTTGGTGTTGTGGAGGGTACCTGCGAAGAAATATTTGAACTTGTTATGAGCATGGATGGGACACGGTTTGA GTGGGATTGCAGTTTCCAGTATGGCCGTTTAGTAGAGGAGGTGGATGGGCACACAGCAATACTTTATCACAGACTTCAGTTGGACTGGTTCCCGAT GTTTGTGTGGCCTCGTGATCTTTGTTATGTGCGATATTGGCGACGAAATGATGATGGAAGTTATG TTGTCTTATTTCGTTCTAGGGAGCATGAGAACGGTGGTCCACAACCTGGATATGTTCGAGCACATATTGAGA GTGGAGGATTCAACATTTCTCCTCTAAAACCTCGTAATGGGAGGCCTAGGGCACAGGTGCAGCATCTTATGCAGATTGATCTTAAAGGGTGGGGTGTGGGATATATATCATCATTCCAACAACATTGTGTACTTCAAATGTTAAATAGCGTTGCTG GACTTCGTGAATGGTGTGCCCAAACAGATGAGAGGAAGGCTCCTCCAAGAATCCCAGTAATGGTTAATATGACGTCAGCTTCTGTCTCCTCAGAGAAGGGTGAGAAGCTGAATGCTTCTTTTCATCCTAGCGCAGCTACTGATCAGATAAATGCCACAAACAGAAATTCAGTGATGATGGAAGAATACTCTGATGAGGATGAGGAATATCAAATAGCTGAGCCTGAACAAGAG GCAGATCCATCTCGGCTTGAGAGTGATATCAAGAGAACAG CCTTGGAAGAAGAACCAGCAGACGAAATTGATTTAACCTGTTTTTCGGGTAATCTCCGGCATGATGACCGTGATAAAGCACGTGACTGCTGGAAAATCTCAGAAGGGAACAACTTTAGAGTCAGGAGCAAGCATTTTTGTTATGACAAAACAAAG ATTCCTGCTGGGAAACATCTAATGGATCTTGTTGCTGTTGATTGGTTCAAGGACACCAAAAGAATGGACCATGTTGCTAGGCGGCAAGGATCTGCGGCCCAG GTTGCCTTGGAAAAGGGGCTTTTCTCTATGGTTATAAATTTGCAA GTACCTGCGTCAACACACTACAGtatggtattttattttgtaatgaagGACTTGGTACCTGGATCACTCTTGCAAAGATTTGTTGATGGTGACGATGAATTCCGCAATAGTAGGCTGAAGCTCATCCCATCAGTTCCCAAG GGCTCGTGGATTGTGCGCCAGAGTGTTGGGAGCACCCCTTGTTTATTGGGGAAAGCAGTTGATTGCAACTACATCCGTGGTCCCAATTACTTGGAA ATTGATGTCGACATTGGTTCTTCCACTGTTGCTAATGGAGTTTTGGGGCTGGTAATTGGTGTAATCACAACATTGGTGGTAGACATGGCTTTCCTTGTACAG GCAAATACGACCGATGAATTGCCGGAAAGACTGATTGGCGCTGTCCGCGTTTCTCATATAGAGCTTTCATCTGCTAGAGTCCCCAAACTAGAACCAGACCCATCGTGA
- the LOC109014255 gene encoding transmembrane protein 45B-like isoform X1 produces the protein MGSFKGHVLPGTLFLLVGVWHIWSSMVRYVANPKTFRVRVWNPVPGFDGRLKYLELYLVAIGAFIDMCIELLYSTHLKFVADDVSNPSHLNNLEHSGMLLMFFIFGLVALLSEKTRFLPLPEGALCLIAATAFSVEYLLFYFHSTTHKGLEGYYHLLLVLLIGLCIMSTVTGAFLPTSFPVDLCSGIAITLQGLWFYQTAFTLYGPMMPHGCWLKESQMISCHSKDSEARGELLANFQLFSLVLGVLVAVVGSYAFAASRYGHSELRSLHAVQDGLDQD, from the exons atgggatcTTTCAAGGGTCATGTTCTGCCGGGAACATTGTTTCTGTTGGTTGGGGTGTGGCACATATGGAGCTCTATGGTTCGATACGTTGCGAACCCGAAAACGTTCAGAGTTCGGGTTTGGAATCCCGTGCCGGGTTTTGACGGGAGGCTCAAGTATTTGGAGCTTTATCTTGTTGCAATTGGTGCTTTTATTGATATGTGTATTGAGCTTTTGTATTCGACCCACCTCAAATTTGTTGCCGATGATGTCTCGAATCCGTCCCACTTGAATAATTTGGAGCACTCAGGGATGCTCCTAATGTTCTTCATCTTTGGTTTGGTTGCTCTGCTCTCTGAGAAAACAAG GTTTCTTCCCTTGCCAGAAGGAGCTCTTTGTTTGATTGCTGCCACAGCATTCTCTGTAGAGTATCTCCTATTCTACTTTCATTCGACAACCCATAAAGGCCTTGAAGGGTACTACCACCTTCTGCTTGTTCTCTTGATAGGGCTTTGCATAATGTCCACGGTTACTGGCGCCTTCTTACCGACCAGCTTCCCAGTTGATTTGTGTAGTGGCATTGCTATAACACTCCAGGGTCTTTGGTTCTATCAAACTGCCTTCACTCTCTATGGTCCCATGATGCCACATGGTTGTTGGCTTAAGGAAAGCCAGATGATCTCTTGTCACTCAAAAGACAGCGAGGCCCGAGGTGAGTTGCTTGCAAACTTCCAGCTATTTTCTTTGGTCCTTGGCGTACTTGTTGCTGTTGTGGGATCATATGCTTTTGCAGCTTCACGATATGGGCATTCTGAGCTTCGGAGCTTGCACGCTGTTCAGGATGGATTAGATCAAGATTAG
- the LOC109014255 gene encoding transmembrane protein 45B-like isoform X2 → MGSFKGHVLPGTLFLLVGVWHIWSSMVRYVANPKTFRVRVWNPVPGFDGRLKYLELYLVAIGAFIDMCIELLYSTHLKFVADDVSNPSHLNNLEHSGMLLMFFIFGLVALLSEKTRFLPLPEGALCLIAATAFSVEYLLFYFHSTTHKGLEGYYHLLLVLLIGLCIMSTVTGAFLPTSFPVDLCSGIAITLQGLWFYQTAFTLYGPMMPHGCWLKESQMISCHSKDSEARASRYGHSELRSLHAVQDGLDQD, encoded by the exons atgggatcTTTCAAGGGTCATGTTCTGCCGGGAACATTGTTTCTGTTGGTTGGGGTGTGGCACATATGGAGCTCTATGGTTCGATACGTTGCGAACCCGAAAACGTTCAGAGTTCGGGTTTGGAATCCCGTGCCGGGTTTTGACGGGAGGCTCAAGTATTTGGAGCTTTATCTTGTTGCAATTGGTGCTTTTATTGATATGTGTATTGAGCTTTTGTATTCGACCCACCTCAAATTTGTTGCCGATGATGTCTCGAATCCGTCCCACTTGAATAATTTGGAGCACTCAGGGATGCTCCTAATGTTCTTCATCTTTGGTTTGGTTGCTCTGCTCTCTGAGAAAACAAG GTTTCTTCCCTTGCCAGAAGGAGCTCTTTGTTTGATTGCTGCCACAGCATTCTCTGTAGAGTATCTCCTATTCTACTTTCATTCGACAACCCATAAAGGCCTTGAAGGGTACTACCACCTTCTGCTTGTTCTCTTGATAGGGCTTTGCATAATGTCCACGGTTACTGGCGCCTTCTTACCGACCAGCTTCCCAGTTGATTTGTGTAGTGGCATTGCTATAACACTCCAGGGTCTTTGGTTCTATCAAACTGCCTTCACTCTCTATGGTCCCATGATGCCACATGGTTGTTGGCTTAAGGAAAGCCAGATGATCTCTTGTCACTCAAAAGACAGCGAGGCCCGAG CTTCACGATATGGGCATTCTGAGCTTCGGAGCTTGCACGCTGTTCAGGATGGATTAGATCAAGATTAG
- the LOC109014254 gene encoding MOB kinase activator-like 1A has product MSLFGLGRNQRTFRPKKSAPSGSKGAQLRKHIDATLGSGNLREAVKLPTGEDLNEWLAVNTVDFFNQVNLLFGTLTEFCTDENCPTMTAGPKYEYRWADGEKIKKPIEVSAPKYVELLMDWIEGQLDNESIFPQRLGAPFPPNFKDVVKTIFKRLFRVYAHIYHSHFQKIVSLKEEAHLNTCFKHFILFTCEFGLIDRKELAPLQELIDSIIVPY; this is encoded by the exons AAACCAGAGGACATTCCGTCCAAAAAAGAGTGCACCCTCAGGGAGTAAg GGGGCACAACTCAGAAAGCACATTGATGCCACCCTAGGTAGTGGAAACCTGAGGGAAGCAGTAAAACTTCCTACTGGAGAGGATTTAAATGAGTGGCTTGCTGTCAACA cTGTCGATTTCTTCAACCAAGTGAATTTGCTCTTTGGTACGCTCACAGAATTCTGTACTGATGAGAATTGTCCAACAATGACTGCAGGCCCCAA atACGAGTATAGATGGGCAGAtggtgaaaaaataaagaaacctaTTGAGGTTTCTGCTCCGAAATATGTTGAACTTTTGATGGACTGGATTGAAGGCCAGCTTGATAATGAATCTATATTTCCTCAAAGGCTTG GGGCACCCTTTCCTCCCAATTTCAAGGATGTTGTGAAGACAATATTCAAAAGATTGTTCCGCGTATATGCCCACATCTATCACTCTCATTTCCAAAAAATTGTAAGCCTCAAGGAGGAGGCCCATCTAAACACGTGCTTTAAGCATTTCATACTATTTACTTGT GAATTTGGGCTAATCGACAGAAAAGAGCTGGCTCCACTTCAAGAGCTCATAGATTCCATAATTGTTCCTTACTAA